A single region of the Anticarsia gemmatalis isolate Benzon Research Colony breed Stoneville strain chromosome 19, ilAntGemm2 primary, whole genome shotgun sequence genome encodes:
- the LOC142980937 gene encoding putative maleylacetoacetate isomerase 2 isoform X1, with translation MAKSSNWTAKVEVSGSHSRQPLSFRNHPVLYSYWRSSCSWRVRIALNLKEIPYDIKAVSLIKGGGEQHCNEYREVNPMEQVPSLCIDGHTLVESLNIMHYLEETRPQRPLMPQDCFKRAKVREICEVISSGIQPLQNLIVLIYVGEEKKKEWAQHWITRGFRAVEKLLSASAGKYCVGDEITLADCCLVPQVFNARRFHVDLRPFPIILRIDRELENHPAFRAAHPSSQPDCPPEVAK, from the exons ATGGCTAAG TCTAGCAATTGGACTGCCAAGgtagaggtctcgggttcacaTTCAAGACAACCACTGTCTTTTCGAAATCAT cCAGTGTTATATTCATACTGGAGAAGCTCATGTTCTTGGCGTGTGAGAATTGCGCTCAATTTGAAGGAGATCCCATATGATATTAAAGCTGTCAGCCTCATTAAGGGAGGCGGGGAACAACATTGCAATGAGTATAGAGAGGTGAACCCTATGGAACAAGTGCCATCTCTTTGCATAG ATGGGCATACACTTGTTGAATCATTGAACATAATGCATTATTTGGAAGAGACCAGACCTCAAAGGCCATTGATGCCCCAGGATTGCTTCAAACGTGCCAAAGTTCGCGAAATATGTGAG GTGATTTCCTCCGGTATCCAGCCCCTGCAAAACCTGATAGTCCTGATCTACGTGGGTGAAGAGAAGAAGAAGGAATGGGCCCAGCACTGGATCACGCGAGGTTTCCGGGCTGTGGAGAAATTGTTGTCGGCTTCGGCTGGCAAGTACTGCGTGGGAGATGAGATCACGCTGGCTGACTGCTGCCTTGTTCCTCAAGTGTTTAATGCTAGAAG attccATGTTGACCTGCGTCCCTTCCCCATCATTCTGCGTATCGATCGCGAGTTGGAAAACCACCCTGCGTTCCGCGCTGCCCATCCTTCATCACAGCCCGACTGTCCGCCAGAAGTCGCCAAGTAA
- the LOC142980935 gene encoding uncharacterized protein LOC142980935 isoform X2, with protein sequence MVYESDFYTTRRPYRPSSSYSTVTAELIYRPTSRTVTRLVTYPEPPHHVVRVRVRPSVVLRELDRIAYRHRPALSISAVDDFYRSESTKAFEDERSRIRADTAALLTRARSVVPRAKTVGPLESIYSYSYGEPVPYRYSSDAYVARLLLPLRSNVAQHIQIMSTYQEPAKKFSGRGHLACVHYTGNKAFSNRRPLYKELSIRDDVNLLSFYAKNRLAAAGLAVEKATVKLLPWRPSRKFQVPQLMEDPALELKAAKAEREARFRAVTVEPVMTPAADLAEIKRKRQEEARAAEEKALKEEAKRDAERKAQAEREAADKKKAEEEARKVEEAKRKAEEEARKAEEEARKAEEARLAEEARKAEEAKLAEEARKAEEQRLAEEAKKAEEAKLAEEARLAEEARLAEEARLAEEARLAEETKLAEEARLEEERQAEQRRQEELARLEELEKQAQEEREAELARQAAELAEIARQESELAAARLEELSHSGSAADVPEAEASEPAAEEPEPIVEEPESPETEAPAAPAAEPEPEAEAGDVSEDEKAEPDLTDEE encoded by the exons GCTGAGCTGATATACAGGCCGACTTCTCGCACTGTCACTCGACTCGTCACGTACCCCGAACCACCCCACCACGTGGTGCGTGTGCGCGTGCGCCCCTCAGTAGTCCTCCGTGAGTTGGACCGCATCGCGTACCGCCACCGCCCCGCACTCTCGATCTCAGCCGTCGACGACTTCTACCGTTCTGAATCCACCAAG GCATTCGAAGATGAAAGGAGCCGCATACGTGCGGACACTGCTGCGCTCCTCACACGCGCACGCTCCGTCGTACCCCGTGCTAAGACCGTAGGACCTCTCGAATCCATATACTC ATATTCGTACGGCGAGCCGGTTCCGTACCGCTACAGCAGCGACGCGTATGTCGCGAGACTGCTGCTCCCCCTCCGCTCCAATGTCGCCCAACATATCCAAATTATGTCCACTTACCAGGAGCCAGCCAAGAAGTTCTCCG GACGCGGTCACCTCGCGTGCGTGCACTACACCGGTAACAAGGCCTTCTCCAACCGTAGGCCTCTCTACAAGGAACTTAGCATCAGGGACGACGTGAACCTCCTCTCTTTCTATGCCAAGAACAGGCTCGCAGCCGCCGGCCTGGCCGTCGAGAAGGCCACAG TCAAACTGCTACCTTGGAGGCCGAGCCGCAAGTTCCAGGTGCCGCAATTGATGGAGGACCCGGCACTCGAACTGAAGGCAGCCAAGGCCGAGCGTGAAGCCAGATTCCGCGCCGTCACCGTCGAGCCCGTCATGACACCAGCGGCTGATCTCGCTGAGATCAAGAGGAAGAGGCAGGAAGAAGCCCGTGCCGCTGAAGAGAA AGCTTTGAAAGAAGAAGCCAAACGTGACGCTGAACGCAAAGCTCAG GCTGAGCGTGAGGCAGCTGATAAAAAGAAGGCGGAAGAAGAAGCCCGCAAGGTCGAGGAAGCTAAACGCAAGGCCGAGGAAGAAGCCAGGAAAGCCGAAGAAGAGGCACGAAAAGCCGAAGAAGCGCGCCTGGCTGAAGAGGCCCGTAAAGCTGAGGAGGCCAAGTTGGCCGAGGAAGCCCGCAAGGCTGAGGAACAGAGGTTAGCCGAAGAAGCCAAGAAAGCCGAAGAGGCCAAGCTTGCGGAGGAAGCCCGTTTGGCTGAAGAGGCTAGGCTCGCCGAAGAGGCCCGCTTGGCTGAGGAAGCCAGGTTAGCCGAAGAAACCAAATTGGCAGAAGAAGCCAGGCTCGAGGAGGAGAGGCAGGCGGAACAAAGGAGACAGGAGGAACTCGCCAGGCTAGAGGAGTTGGAGAAACAAGCACAGGAAGAACGTGAAGCCGAGCTTGCAAGACAG GCTGCTGAGTTAGCCGAGATTGCGAGACAAGAGTCTGAACTGGCCGCCGCCCGCCTTGAAGAGCTCTCACACAGTGGTTCTGCTGCTGATGTTCCTGAAGCTGAAGCCAG tGAACCTGCCGCAGAAGAACCCGAGCCCATCGTAGAAGAGCCCGAATCCCCCGAAACCGAAGCCCCTGCAGCCCCCGCGGCCGAGCCCGAACCCGAAGCGGAGGCCGGAGACGTCAGTGAAGACGAGAAAGCGGAACCGGACCTAACCGACGAGgaataa
- the LOC142980935 gene encoding uncharacterized protein LOC142980935 isoform X1 has translation MVYESDFYTTRRPYRPSSSYSTVTPLSSLYYLSSLLPYYNVPYISYVPKLSQAELIYRPTSRTVTRLVTYPEPPHHVVRVRVRPSVVLRELDRIAYRHRPALSISAVDDFYRSESTKAFEDERSRIRADTAALLTRARSVVPRAKTVGPLESIYSYSYGEPVPYRYSSDAYVARLLLPLRSNVAQHIQIMSTYQEPAKKFSGRGHLACVHYTGNKAFSNRRPLYKELSIRDDVNLLSFYAKNRLAAAGLAVEKATVKLLPWRPSRKFQVPQLMEDPALELKAAKAEREARFRAVTVEPVMTPAADLAEIKRKRQEEARAAEEKALKEEAKRDAERKAQAEREAADKKKAEEEARKVEEAKRKAEEEARKAEEEARKAEEARLAEEARKAEEAKLAEEARKAEEQRLAEEAKKAEEAKLAEEARLAEEARLAEEARLAEEARLAEETKLAEEARLEEERQAEQRRQEELARLEELEKQAQEEREAELARQAAELAEIARQESELAAARLEELSHSGSAADVPEAEASEPAAEEPEPIVEEPESPETEAPAAPAAEPEPEAEAGDVSEDEKAEPDLTDEE, from the exons GCTGAGCTGATATACAGGCCGACTTCTCGCACTGTCACTCGACTCGTCACGTACCCCGAACCACCCCACCACGTGGTGCGTGTGCGCGTGCGCCCCTCAGTAGTCCTCCGTGAGTTGGACCGCATCGCGTACCGCCACCGCCCCGCACTCTCGATCTCAGCCGTCGACGACTTCTACCGTTCTGAATCCACCAAG GCATTCGAAGATGAAAGGAGCCGCATACGTGCGGACACTGCTGCGCTCCTCACACGCGCACGCTCCGTCGTACCCCGTGCTAAGACCGTAGGACCTCTCGAATCCATATACTC ATATTCGTACGGCGAGCCGGTTCCGTACCGCTACAGCAGCGACGCGTATGTCGCGAGACTGCTGCTCCCCCTCCGCTCCAATGTCGCCCAACATATCCAAATTATGTCCACTTACCAGGAGCCAGCCAAGAAGTTCTCCG GACGCGGTCACCTCGCGTGCGTGCACTACACCGGTAACAAGGCCTTCTCCAACCGTAGGCCTCTCTACAAGGAACTTAGCATCAGGGACGACGTGAACCTCCTCTCTTTCTATGCCAAGAACAGGCTCGCAGCCGCCGGCCTGGCCGTCGAGAAGGCCACAG TCAAACTGCTACCTTGGAGGCCGAGCCGCAAGTTCCAGGTGCCGCAATTGATGGAGGACCCGGCACTCGAACTGAAGGCAGCCAAGGCCGAGCGTGAAGCCAGATTCCGCGCCGTCACCGTCGAGCCCGTCATGACACCAGCGGCTGATCTCGCTGAGATCAAGAGGAAGAGGCAGGAAGAAGCCCGTGCCGCTGAAGAGAA AGCTTTGAAAGAAGAAGCCAAACGTGACGCTGAACGCAAAGCTCAG GCTGAGCGTGAGGCAGCTGATAAAAAGAAGGCGGAAGAAGAAGCCCGCAAGGTCGAGGAAGCTAAACGCAAGGCCGAGGAAGAAGCCAGGAAAGCCGAAGAAGAGGCACGAAAAGCCGAAGAAGCGCGCCTGGCTGAAGAGGCCCGTAAAGCTGAGGAGGCCAAGTTGGCCGAGGAAGCCCGCAAGGCTGAGGAACAGAGGTTAGCCGAAGAAGCCAAGAAAGCCGAAGAGGCCAAGCTTGCGGAGGAAGCCCGTTTGGCTGAAGAGGCTAGGCTCGCCGAAGAGGCCCGCTTGGCTGAGGAAGCCAGGTTAGCCGAAGAAACCAAATTGGCAGAAGAAGCCAGGCTCGAGGAGGAGAGGCAGGCGGAACAAAGGAGACAGGAGGAACTCGCCAGGCTAGAGGAGTTGGAGAAACAAGCACAGGAAGAACGTGAAGCCGAGCTTGCAAGACAG GCTGCTGAGTTAGCCGAGATTGCGAGACAAGAGTCTGAACTGGCCGCCGCCCGCCTTGAAGAGCTCTCACACAGTGGTTCTGCTGCTGATGTTCCTGAAGCTGAAGCCAG tGAACCTGCCGCAGAAGAACCCGAGCCCATCGTAGAAGAGCCCGAATCCCCCGAAACCGAAGCCCCTGCAGCCCCCGCGGCCGAGCCCGAACCCGAAGCGGAGGCCGGAGACGTCAGTGAAGACGAGAAAGCGGAACCGGACCTAACCGACGAGgaataa
- the LOC142980935 gene encoding uncharacterized protein LOC142980935 isoform X3 has product MVYESDFYTTRRPYRPSSSYSTVTPLSSLYYLSSLLPYYNVPYISYVPKLSQAELIYRPTSRTVTRLVTYPEPPHHVVRVRVRPSVVLRELDRIAYRHRPALSISAVDDFYRSESTKAFEDERSRIRADTAALLTRARSVVPRAKTVGPLESIYSYSYGEPVPYRYSSDAYVARLLLPLRSNVAQHIQIMSTYQEPAKKFSGKNETIAVRQYNSVKLLPWRPSRKFQVPQLMEDPALELKAAKAEREARFRAVTVEPVMTPAADLAEIKRKRQEEARAAEEKALKEEAKRDAERKAQAEREAADKKKAEEEARKVEEAKRKAEEEARKAEEEARKAEEARLAEEARKAEEAKLAEEARKAEEQRLAEEAKKAEEAKLAEEARLAEEARLAEEARLAEEARLAEETKLAEEARLEEERQAEQRRQEELARLEELEKQAQEEREAELARQAAELAEIARQESELAAARLEELSHSGSAADVPEAEASEPAAEEPEPIVEEPESPETEAPAAPAAEPEPEAEAGDVSEDEKAEPDLTDEE; this is encoded by the exons GCTGAGCTGATATACAGGCCGACTTCTCGCACTGTCACTCGACTCGTCACGTACCCCGAACCACCCCACCACGTGGTGCGTGTGCGCGTGCGCCCCTCAGTAGTCCTCCGTGAGTTGGACCGCATCGCGTACCGCCACCGCCCCGCACTCTCGATCTCAGCCGTCGACGACTTCTACCGTTCTGAATCCACCAAG GCATTCGAAGATGAAAGGAGCCGCATACGTGCGGACACTGCTGCGCTCCTCACACGCGCACGCTCCGTCGTACCCCGTGCTAAGACCGTAGGACCTCTCGAATCCATATACTC ATATTCGTACGGCGAGCCGGTTCCGTACCGCTACAGCAGCGACGCGTATGTCGCGAGACTGCTGCTCCCCCTCCGCTCCAATGTCGCCCAACATATCCAAATTATGTCCACTTACCAGGAGCCAGCCAAGAAGTTCTCCGGTAAGAATGAAACTATTGCTGTACGACAATACAATTCAG TCAAACTGCTACCTTGGAGGCCGAGCCGCAAGTTCCAGGTGCCGCAATTGATGGAGGACCCGGCACTCGAACTGAAGGCAGCCAAGGCCGAGCGTGAAGCCAGATTCCGCGCCGTCACCGTCGAGCCCGTCATGACACCAGCGGCTGATCTCGCTGAGATCAAGAGGAAGAGGCAGGAAGAAGCCCGTGCCGCTGAAGAGAA AGCTTTGAAAGAAGAAGCCAAACGTGACGCTGAACGCAAAGCTCAG GCTGAGCGTGAGGCAGCTGATAAAAAGAAGGCGGAAGAAGAAGCCCGCAAGGTCGAGGAAGCTAAACGCAAGGCCGAGGAAGAAGCCAGGAAAGCCGAAGAAGAGGCACGAAAAGCCGAAGAAGCGCGCCTGGCTGAAGAGGCCCGTAAAGCTGAGGAGGCCAAGTTGGCCGAGGAAGCCCGCAAGGCTGAGGAACAGAGGTTAGCCGAAGAAGCCAAGAAAGCCGAAGAGGCCAAGCTTGCGGAGGAAGCCCGTTTGGCTGAAGAGGCTAGGCTCGCCGAAGAGGCCCGCTTGGCTGAGGAAGCCAGGTTAGCCGAAGAAACCAAATTGGCAGAAGAAGCCAGGCTCGAGGAGGAGAGGCAGGCGGAACAAAGGAGACAGGAGGAACTCGCCAGGCTAGAGGAGTTGGAGAAACAAGCACAGGAAGAACGTGAAGCCGAGCTTGCAAGACAG GCTGCTGAGTTAGCCGAGATTGCGAGACAAGAGTCTGAACTGGCCGCCGCCCGCCTTGAAGAGCTCTCACACAGTGGTTCTGCTGCTGATGTTCCTGAAGCTGAAGCCAG tGAACCTGCCGCAGAAGAACCCGAGCCCATCGTAGAAGAGCCCGAATCCCCCGAAACCGAAGCCCCTGCAGCCCCCGCGGCCGAGCCCGAACCCGAAGCGGAGGCCGGAGACGTCAGTGAAGACGAGAAAGCGGAACCGGACCTAACCGACGAGgaataa
- the LOC142980935 gene encoding uncharacterized protein LOC142980935 isoform X4: MVYESDFYTTRRPYRPSSSYSTVTPLSSLYYLSSLLPYYNVPYISYVPKLSQAELIYRPTSRTVTRLVTYPEPPHHVVRVRVRPSVVLRELDRIAYRHRPALSISAVDDFYRSESTKAFEDERSRIRADTAALLTRARSVVPRAKTVGPLESIYSYSYGEPVPYRYSSDAYVARLLLPLRSNVAQHIQIMSTYQEPAKKFSVKLLPWRPSRKFQVPQLMEDPALELKAAKAEREARFRAVTVEPVMTPAADLAEIKRKRQEEARAAEEKALKEEAKRDAERKAQAEREAADKKKAEEEARKVEEAKRKAEEEARKAEEEARKAEEARLAEEARKAEEAKLAEEARKAEEQRLAEEAKKAEEAKLAEEARLAEEARLAEEARLAEEARLAEETKLAEEARLEEERQAEQRRQEELARLEELEKQAQEEREAELARQAAELAEIARQESELAAARLEELSHSGSAADVPEAEASEPAAEEPEPIVEEPESPETEAPAAPAAEPEPEAEAGDVSEDEKAEPDLTDEE; the protein is encoded by the exons GCTGAGCTGATATACAGGCCGACTTCTCGCACTGTCACTCGACTCGTCACGTACCCCGAACCACCCCACCACGTGGTGCGTGTGCGCGTGCGCCCCTCAGTAGTCCTCCGTGAGTTGGACCGCATCGCGTACCGCCACCGCCCCGCACTCTCGATCTCAGCCGTCGACGACTTCTACCGTTCTGAATCCACCAAG GCATTCGAAGATGAAAGGAGCCGCATACGTGCGGACACTGCTGCGCTCCTCACACGCGCACGCTCCGTCGTACCCCGTGCTAAGACCGTAGGACCTCTCGAATCCATATACTC ATATTCGTACGGCGAGCCGGTTCCGTACCGCTACAGCAGCGACGCGTATGTCGCGAGACTGCTGCTCCCCCTCCGCTCCAATGTCGCCCAACATATCCAAATTATGTCCACTTACCAGGAGCCAGCCAAGAAGTTCTCCG TCAAACTGCTACCTTGGAGGCCGAGCCGCAAGTTCCAGGTGCCGCAATTGATGGAGGACCCGGCACTCGAACTGAAGGCAGCCAAGGCCGAGCGTGAAGCCAGATTCCGCGCCGTCACCGTCGAGCCCGTCATGACACCAGCGGCTGATCTCGCTGAGATCAAGAGGAAGAGGCAGGAAGAAGCCCGTGCCGCTGAAGAGAA AGCTTTGAAAGAAGAAGCCAAACGTGACGCTGAACGCAAAGCTCAG GCTGAGCGTGAGGCAGCTGATAAAAAGAAGGCGGAAGAAGAAGCCCGCAAGGTCGAGGAAGCTAAACGCAAGGCCGAGGAAGAAGCCAGGAAAGCCGAAGAAGAGGCACGAAAAGCCGAAGAAGCGCGCCTGGCTGAAGAGGCCCGTAAAGCTGAGGAGGCCAAGTTGGCCGAGGAAGCCCGCAAGGCTGAGGAACAGAGGTTAGCCGAAGAAGCCAAGAAAGCCGAAGAGGCCAAGCTTGCGGAGGAAGCCCGTTTGGCTGAAGAGGCTAGGCTCGCCGAAGAGGCCCGCTTGGCTGAGGAAGCCAGGTTAGCCGAAGAAACCAAATTGGCAGAAGAAGCCAGGCTCGAGGAGGAGAGGCAGGCGGAACAAAGGAGACAGGAGGAACTCGCCAGGCTAGAGGAGTTGGAGAAACAAGCACAGGAAGAACGTGAAGCCGAGCTTGCAAGACAG GCTGCTGAGTTAGCCGAGATTGCGAGACAAGAGTCTGAACTGGCCGCCGCCCGCCTTGAAGAGCTCTCACACAGTGGTTCTGCTGCTGATGTTCCTGAAGCTGAAGCCAG tGAACCTGCCGCAGAAGAACCCGAGCCCATCGTAGAAGAGCCCGAATCCCCCGAAACCGAAGCCCCTGCAGCCCCCGCGGCCGAGCCCGAACCCGAAGCGGAGGCCGGAGACGTCAGTGAAGACGAGAAAGCGGAACCGGACCTAACCGACGAGgaataa
- the LOC142980937 gene encoding putative maleylacetoacetate isomerase 2 isoform X3 has product MAKPVLYSYWRSSCSWRVRIALNLKEIPYDIKAVSLIKGGGEQHCNEYREVNPMEQVPSLCIDGHTLVESLNIMHYLEETRPQRPLMPQDCFKRAKVREICEVISSGIQPLQNLIVLIYVGEEKKKEWAQHWITRGFRAVEKLLSASAGKYCVGDEITLADCCLVPQVFNARRFHVDLRPFPIILRIDRELENHPAFRAAHPSSQPDCPPEVAK; this is encoded by the exons ATGGCTAAG cCAGTGTTATATTCATACTGGAGAAGCTCATGTTCTTGGCGTGTGAGAATTGCGCTCAATTTGAAGGAGATCCCATATGATATTAAAGCTGTCAGCCTCATTAAGGGAGGCGGGGAACAACATTGCAATGAGTATAGAGAGGTGAACCCTATGGAACAAGTGCCATCTCTTTGCATAG ATGGGCATACACTTGTTGAATCATTGAACATAATGCATTATTTGGAAGAGACCAGACCTCAAAGGCCATTGATGCCCCAGGATTGCTTCAAACGTGCCAAAGTTCGCGAAATATGTGAG GTGATTTCCTCCGGTATCCAGCCCCTGCAAAACCTGATAGTCCTGATCTACGTGGGTGAAGAGAAGAAGAAGGAATGGGCCCAGCACTGGATCACGCGAGGTTTCCGGGCTGTGGAGAAATTGTTGTCGGCTTCGGCTGGCAAGTACTGCGTGGGAGATGAGATCACGCTGGCTGACTGCTGCCTTGTTCCTCAAGTGTTTAATGCTAGAAG attccATGTTGACCTGCGTCCCTTCCCCATCATTCTGCGTATCGATCGCGAGTTGGAAAACCACCCTGCGTTCCGCGCTGCCCATCCTTCATCACAGCCCGACTGTCCGCCAGAAGTCGCCAAGTAA
- the LOC142980937 gene encoding putative maleylacetoacetate isomerase 2 isoform X2, with protein MSDEIIEKPVLYSYWRSSCSWRVRIALNLKEIPYDIKAVSLIKGGGEQHCNEYREVNPMEQVPSLCIDGHTLVESLNIMHYLEETRPQRPLMPQDCFKRAKVREICEVISSGIQPLQNLIVLIYVGEEKKKEWAQHWITRGFRAVEKLLSASAGKYCVGDEITLADCCLVPQVFNARRFHVDLRPFPIILRIDRELENHPAFRAAHPSSQPDCPPEVAK; from the exons ATGAGTGACGAAATTATTGAgaag cCAGTGTTATATTCATACTGGAGAAGCTCATGTTCTTGGCGTGTGAGAATTGCGCTCAATTTGAAGGAGATCCCATATGATATTAAAGCTGTCAGCCTCATTAAGGGAGGCGGGGAACAACATTGCAATGAGTATAGAGAGGTGAACCCTATGGAACAAGTGCCATCTCTTTGCATAG ATGGGCATACACTTGTTGAATCATTGAACATAATGCATTATTTGGAAGAGACCAGACCTCAAAGGCCATTGATGCCCCAGGATTGCTTCAAACGTGCCAAAGTTCGCGAAATATGTGAG GTGATTTCCTCCGGTATCCAGCCCCTGCAAAACCTGATAGTCCTGATCTACGTGGGTGAAGAGAAGAAGAAGGAATGGGCCCAGCACTGGATCACGCGAGGTTTCCGGGCTGTGGAGAAATTGTTGTCGGCTTCGGCTGGCAAGTACTGCGTGGGAGATGAGATCACGCTGGCTGACTGCTGCCTTGTTCCTCAAGTGTTTAATGCTAGAAG attccATGTTGACCTGCGTCCCTTCCCCATCATTCTGCGTATCGATCGCGAGTTGGAAAACCACCCTGCGTTCCGCGCTGCCCATCCTTCATCACAGCCCGACTGTCCGCCAGAAGTCGCCAAGTAA